From Mycolicibacterium nivoides, a single genomic window includes:
- a CDS encoding DEDDh family exonuclease — translation MSSAWGRPADEPGAGWAVVDVETTGFRPGQARIVSVAALAVGDDGNVERSVATLLNPGVDPGPTHVHGLTTEMLEGQPTFGDVVDELSDILRGRTLVAHNVGFDYSFLTAEAELVGAELPIDSVMCTVELARRLALGTENLRLETLAAHWGVSQMKPHDALDDALVLAQILKPTLARARDRKVWLPLREVTRRRWPNGHITHEELRPLKVLASRLPCEYANPGAFVPGRPLVQGMRVALSAEVARTHEELVERILHAGLAYTDLVDQQTSLVICNEPAPDQGKGYQAVEVGVPLLDDETFMGLLAHVVGGADIEQFCDIPAESDQYTLF, via the coding sequence CGTGGGGCAGACCGGCGGATGAGCCGGGCGCGGGCTGGGCCGTCGTCGACGTGGAGACCACGGGGTTCCGGCCGGGGCAGGCACGCATCGTCAGCGTGGCCGCCCTCGCGGTCGGGGATGACGGAAACGTCGAGCGCAGTGTCGCGACCCTGCTGAACCCGGGTGTGGATCCCGGGCCCACCCATGTGCACGGGCTGACGACCGAGATGCTGGAAGGCCAGCCGACCTTCGGGGACGTCGTCGACGAATTGAGCGACATCCTGCGCGGACGCACGCTGGTCGCCCACAACGTGGGCTTCGACTACAGCTTCCTGACCGCCGAGGCCGAGTTGGTCGGCGCCGAGCTGCCGATCGACAGCGTCATGTGCACCGTCGAGCTGGCCCGCCGGCTGGCGCTGGGCACCGAGAACCTGCGCCTGGAGACGCTGGCAGCGCACTGGGGCGTGAGCCAGATGAAGCCACACGATGCTCTCGACGACGCGTTGGTGCTGGCCCAGATCCTGAAGCCGACCCTGGCCCGGGCCCGCGACCGCAAGGTCTGGCTGCCGCTGCGGGAGGTGACCCGACGGCGCTGGCCCAACGGCCACATCACCCATGAAGAGCTGCGGCCGTTGAAGGTGCTGGCCTCGCGCCTGCCGTGCGAGTACGCCAACCCGGGCGCCTTCGTGCCGGGACGGCCGTTGGTGCAGGGCATGCGGGTGGCGCTGTCGGCCGAGGTGGCGCGCACCCATGAGGAGCTCGTCGAGCGCATCCTGCACGCCGGGCTGGCCTACACCGACCTGGTGGACCAGCAGACCTCGTTGGTGATCTGCAACGAACCGGCACCCGACCAGGGCAAGGGCTACCAGGCCGTCGAGGTGGGGGTGCCGCTGCTCGATGACGAGACCTTCATGGGCCTGCTCGCCCATGTCGTCGGTGGTGCCGACATCGAGCAGTTCTGCGACATCCCTGCCGAAAGCGATCAGTA